The Pseudorca crassidens isolate mPseCra1 chromosome 3, mPseCra1.hap1, whole genome shotgun sequence genome includes the window GTGAATGATCAGGATGCAATCCAGGAGAAATTTTACCCGCCTCGTTTCATTCAAGTGCCAGAGAACATGTCAATTGAAGAAGGAAGATTCTGCAGAATGGACTTCAAAGTAAGAGAAAAGTTCAAATATACTGGAGAAAAATTAACAATGGGATACTAAGTTTTGAAAAATGTCCTCCTCCTCTTCATAGCTTTCTACACAGCTTGACAAGAAATATGTATAATAGATAAGAACACAAACTCTGGAGCTAAGTTTACCTGGGTTagaatcctggccctgccactttaCAGCTGTGTAACCTGAGACAAGTCACTTAACAACTctatgcttttgtttctttgggaATAACAAATATATCTACCTCATAAAGCTGTGTGAGGATTAACTAAGTAAACAGGTATAAGGTACTCAAAATAGTGCCTACCACCTAATACTCTATATAAATGAAGCTTTCATAGCAATAGGATTTCTAAAGTAGAATGCCTCTTTAAAGAAATTCAAGTCACCCTGCTCTCTCTTGGCCTAGAAGAATTCTTCAGGCTGAAATAACTTATTAGAAAGGCCTACATTTTTATTATCCTCATCTGGGAGAACTTTTTCTTATAAatgttttttcagattccttatGAATGAAAGTCAGTGTATGGATTTAATTGTCAAGACCTACGAAAACACTTAACAAAATGCCATTTATACACCAGAACTACAGCTCAAGAACACTCAGTTTTGGAAAGGTTACTTGGAAAGGTTATCAGCAAGTCTCATATATATGGGCCTCTGGGACTTCATTCACACTTGCCATTAGCCAGAAAAGCCATATGACTTCCATATTCCTTGTGGAGACCAATATAAGATAACTTAACGTCCTTAATATAGTAATTAAGAGATCTTAAGGAGCCTGAGGTTGTTTACAAAAGAGCTAGATGTGTTTTCAGATAGTATGAAAATACTGTATTAATTTCAAGTGTTATAGTTTTTactattttgttaaaaattattgaaagaaaatatcttttaagcTCTTGTTTTGCATTTTCAATCACAAACCCACTCAGATACTGAACTGTTAAAATTCATAAATGGACAAATGGGTCCCAGTGATCTATAATGTAAAATTCTATctccttgtgttttcatttctaggTTAGTGGACTACCAGCTCCTGATGTGTCATGGTATCTAAATGGACAACCAGTTCAATCAGATGATTTTCACAAAATGATAGTGTCTGAAAAGGGTTTTCATTCACTCATCTTCGAAGTGGTCAGAGCTTCAGATGCAGGGGCTTATACATGTGTTGCCAAGAACagagcaggagaagccacctTTACTGTGCAGCTGGACGTCCTGGGTAAGCTTTCAAAGAGATCCTACAGAGCTCCTTAAAATTTTGTAGAATCAAATAAGAAAgcgttaaaaaagaaaaaccccaaggACTTTATATTTAAGGTTAATGTCTATACTATACAACCCAGTAGAACACGAATTTTTATGTAAAAGCCACGGTGGGCAGGGGTTAGTGCTCTTGAGGGAAACTCAGTGAAACTAGAATGACAGATCTACCACTAAAGCTTTTCTGGAAgagaaataaaggtaaaatttCAGACAGACCAAAGGAGGTAGTATATTCTAGGTATATTTCTAGATGTACAGTAGATGTACAGTATTTGTAGATATGATTAAAGGGTCTTAATATGAAAATTTTTAGTCTAATCATTTATCTGGTCTACAGTCTAAAATAATCCATCTGACTCACATTTTCACAGAATTGCTATAATCACACATAGTTTAAAACTGAAGGGTAAATGTCAACTTTTAGCCTTAGACTATGCACTGTTTACCAGGAAACTAGTCTCTAAttaagacaacaaaaacatgCTTACTTGCTTTAGAAAACAAGTATGGTAAAACTCTTATCTCATATTTGTCTTTAGTAGGGCAGTTCTCATAAAACTAATGTCCTGTCTTAAAATATTACAATTCAAGTGCTCTAAATATATCACATTTGCAATAACTTAAGCCACAATATACTGCATAAGCAATATTTTGCTATAATTCACTGCTTATTATATAAAAACTTAATCAAGTTCAAGGATGGGCAATCTTGAGTTTGTATTTTACCCAGATGAATGAAAAATCTTTAAGATCATTCTATGATATAATAAGGGCCCTCAGACTAAGGGAAAAACTAGTGATCTGggaatttatacacacacacacacaaaatccaagTGATTAAGCTTACGGCAAATCCTTTCTGTGCCAATAGCTCCAAAAATACTATAATGTTAGAGCTGAAAAAGACTTTGACAGGCATCCGTCCAATCTCCTCCTTACTCCTTCAGGAAAGTTAGGGTTATAGTATTATAGTATCAGTTCCTCTTTTCCCTCAGGTATTTGAAGAAAACTAAAGACATAATTATTATTGgcatttgtatattattttatagtttacaaagtgCGTCTTCATTCATTATCGCAATTGATCCTCACAATAATTTTGTGCTTTTGTGGGCACAGCAGTAACTATTTCTTGGGTATCATTTTACAATAGATAAAATTTAGCCTCAGAGAAACTAAACAAAATTTTCCCCAATGTGGCATGGCTGGTGGGGCAAACAGAATTCGAACCCAAGTTGCTGGTACTCTTTCCACCACTCATGCTGCCTCTCTATAGCTGAGATGATCTCAACTTGACTTAAATTCTTCTAATGAAACATGATTATAAATTCAACGCATCATTACATTACTGTTTTAGAACTATAAATAGTATACAATATACAACAGTATTGCATATTATTTTAACTACAGCTGAAACATAAAGCTTCCAATCCTGTCGTTagtacttttttaaacttttatatcaGCATACAAACTTCAAAATACTTTGGTTTGACTTaatattgtttataatatttcaaatacgtgatttttttattaatatgtagCAAAAGAACATAGAAGAGCACCAATGTTCATCTACAAACCACAGAGTAAAAAAGTTTTTGAGGGAGACTCAGTGAAGCTAGAATGCCAAATCTCAGCTATACCACCACCAAAGcttttctggaaaagaaataatgaaatggtACAATTCAACACTGATCGAATAAGGTAGGATAAGTATTTCTAGACTTAACTATACTGTACTTGGGTGAATCCagttatacttttaaatgtattataaatggCATGCATCTGTGACCTCAATttgtctaattttaaaaacatatagatgaaactaacacaatattgtaaatcaactatacttcaacttttaaaatatatatatatcgaaaTATAATAAGCCTCATTAAGCCAGATCCCACTAATCAGAAATTTAAGGGATAAAGTAGGCTAGGATTTACCTTTTTACTAACAATAAAAGAAGATGGCTCAaggaaatatgatacaaacaaGACTGGGGGGATGTTTAATTCAAAAAAACCCATAGCTATTTGGCAATGACTAGCTACAGACTCAGAAtttccaaatgcttttttcttcctattaGTCTGACTCTGTAGGTCATAGGCATCATAAATAAATTCTCACAGGAAAACTAATTCCTTTActttcaatttttgtttctttccagttTATATCATGATAACTCTGGAAGAGTTACTTTACTGATAAAAGATGTAAACAAGAAAGACGCTGGGTGGTATACTGTGTCTGCAGTTAATGAAGCTGGAGTGACCACATGTAACACGAGATTAGATGTTACAGGTATCTCACGCTGTTATACAGTGCTATGTCAAGTGTTATAAAGAACTTAACTGGAAAGATTTAATAAGAAACATAAATTCCAGCATAGCATAAATTCTGAAGGATTCTCCCCATACATaatcagttttgatttttttttctctccctgtccGATAATGACTACCTAGTGCAACCCATTTGTTTAGGACAAGTTTtctaaattaacatttatttgatCCATTTCAGCCCGTCCAAACCAAACTCCTCCAGCTCCTAAGCAGTTACGTGTCCGACCaactttcagcaaatatttagcaCTTAACGGGAAAGGTTTGGATGTGAAACAAGCTTTTAACCCTGAAGGAGAGTTTCAGCGTCTGGCAGCTCAATCTGGACTCTATGAAAGTGAAGAACTTTAATAACTCTACCAACATTGGAAAACACAACAACTACACTATTAGCAATATATTCAattacatttttgaaataaatccaTAGCTGTATTAACAGATTATGGTTTTAATTAGGTAATACaactaatatatatttataatgcgTTTATCCTTTGACTCTTGCACATTGTTTACCTCTCTGGTTTGTGAAACCTACAGAAAATCTGGGTTTGTAATTGTAGATGAAGATCTTAAAAAATGTGGGATTTTAATATTTAAGTCATACACATTTTACAACTACAGGTTATAAATGAATATCAACGTTTTAAACACATCTAATGCGTAATAAGATTTACTGGTACTGCTTTCTAAATACTGTTTTACCCGTTTTCTCTGATAGGAATACTAACATGGTATAGATTATCTGAGTGTTCCTTAGTTTTATgtcaaaagagaataaaatttcaaatatttaaaacagactGTCTCATCTTCACAAAAGTCTAGATCTTTAAGGTAAAACTGCTGGTTTGTATCTATTAAGCGACACACAGCAAAACCTATGAATAACAAGTTCCAAGAGACCAACAATATTATGCTCTAGAACAGCCTGTCTTGGTGAAGCTCACTTACAGCTAATTTCTCCAGA containing:
- the MYOT gene encoding myotilin isoform X1 produces the protein MFNYERPKHFIQSQNPCGSRLQPPGPETSSYSSQTKQSSIIIQPRQCKEQRYSASSTVSSHITMSSSAFPGSPQQLAGSNPGQRVTATYNQSPANFLSSILPSQPDYNSSNIPSTVDSNYQQPSVGQPVNAKPSQNANTKPTPRTPDHEIQGSKEALIQDLERKLKCKDNLLHNGNQRLTYEEKMARRLLGPQNAAAVFQAQNDSEAQDPAQQHNSEHARLQLPTSQVRSRSSSRGDVNDQDAIQEKFYPPRFIQVPENMSIEEGRFCRMDFKVSGLPAPDVSWYLNGQPVQSDDFHKMIVSEKGFHSLIFEVVRASDAGAYTCVAKNRAGEATFTVQLDVLAKEHRRAPMFIYKPQSKKVFEGDSVKLECQISAIPPPKLFWKRNNEMVQFNTDRISLYHDNSGRVTLLIKDVNKKDAGWYTVSAVNEAGVTTCNTRLDVTARPNQTPPAPKQLRVRPTFSKYLALNGKGLDVKQAFNPEGEFQRLAAQSGLYESEEL
- the MYOT gene encoding myotilin isoform X2, which codes for MFNYERPKHFIQSQNPCGSRLQPPGPETSSYSSQTKQSSIIIQPRQCKEQRYSASSTVSSHITMSSSAFPGSPQQLAGSNPGQRVTATYNQSPANFLSSILPSQPDYNSSNIPSTVDSNYQQPSVGQPVNAKPSQNANTKPTPRTPDHEIQGSKEALIQDLERKLKCKDNLLHNGNQRLTYEEKMARRLLGPQNAAAVFQAQNDSEAQDPAQHNSEHARLQLPTSQVRSRSSSRGDVNDQDAIQEKFYPPRFIQVPENMSIEEGRFCRMDFKVSGLPAPDVSWYLNGQPVQSDDFHKMIVSEKGFHSLIFEVVRASDAGAYTCVAKNRAGEATFTVQLDVLAKEHRRAPMFIYKPQSKKVFEGDSVKLECQISAIPPPKLFWKRNNEMVQFNTDRISLYHDNSGRVTLLIKDVNKKDAGWYTVSAVNEAGVTTCNTRLDVTARPNQTPPAPKQLRVRPTFSKYLALNGKGLDVKQAFNPEGEFQRLAAQSGLYESEEL